The genomic interval AGTACGTCTCCAGCGAGGAGTTCGTCTCCGACTTCATCGACTCCGTCCAGGTGGGGCGCATGAGCTCCTTCAAGGACCGCTACCGGGGCGTCGACATCCTCCTGCTCGACGACATCCAGTTCCTCAGCGGCAAGGAGTCCACCCTCGAGGAGTTCTTCCACACCTTTAACGCCCTGCGCCTGGACAACAAGCAGATCGTCCTGACCTCCGACCAGCCACCCAAGGATCTCAAGGGCTTCGAGGACCGGCTCATCTCGCGCTTCACCGAGGGACTGACCGCGGATGTGCAGCCGCCGGACCTCGAGACGCGCCTGGCCATCCTTGCGCGCCGGGCCCGCGCCGAGGGTCAGGAGGTGCCGGTCGAGGTCCAGGAGTACATCGCCTCGCGCGTGACGACGAATATCCGCGAGCTCGAAGGCGCACTCATCCGTGTCACCGCCTTCGCCTCCCTGACCAAGCAGCCCATCGACCTGACCCTGGCGGAGATGGTGCTCAAGGACATCCTGTCCGACCCCGAGGGTGAGCAGATGACGTCCTCACTCATCATGGCGCAGACGGCCGACTACTTCGGCATCACCATCGAGGACCTGTGCGGCAAGGTCCGCACCAAGACCTTCGTGCACGCTCGTCACGTGGGCATGTACCTGTGCCGCGAGCTCACCGACATGTCTCTGCCACAGATCGGCCGGGAGTTCGGCAAGGACCACACAACCGTCATCAACGCCAACCGCAAGATCGTCGAGCAGATGTCCGAGCGACGCTCGACCTACAACGAGGTCATGGAGCTGACCAGCCGTATCAAGCAGGCCGCCCAGACCGCCCGGCGCTGAGGTCCCGGTTCCGTCGTCGGCCCGTCAGCGCCGACGACGACCCAGCTGCGCGGACAACCTGCCCGTGCGTCGTCGTCGGCACCCGACCAACCCGAGTTGTGGACAACCTGGGAATCGAGGGGGGACAAGCCCCCTGTGCGACTGTGGACCACCGGCCCTGTCCTGGGGACGCCGACACTGGTCGACCCCGTCCGTCCACCGACCAGGCCGGCCGCCCACCGAAGCACGCCCGTGTGATTCCACAGCGACCCTCCCCACGTCCTCGGCCCGAAACCCGGTTCTCCCCAGGATCCACATCTCCTATTACCCCTACAAAGACTTATCTCACGCGAGGAACAACATCTCTGCCCGCACGTGGTCCCACTCCGGGCGCCTCGGGCACGAGGTACGTCTAGAATCCGGATGGATCGTCCTGACCCCAGGACCACAGCACCGCCTCAGACGCCAGCGCCCGAGGCACGCCAGCAGAAGGAGCCCACCGTGAAGCTCAGGGTTGACCGCGACGTCCTCGCCGAGGCCGTGACCTGGACCGCCCGCTCCGTCCCCGCACGCCCGCCTGTTCCCGTGCTCGCCGGCGTCCGGCTCGAGACCCAGGGTGCCAGCCTCGTCCTGGCGTCCTTCGACTACGAGGTCTCCGCGCGCTGCGAGGTACCCGCCGAGGTCGAGGAGGAGGGCGTCGTCCTCGTCTCCGGCCGCCTGTTGGCCGACATCGCCAAGGCACTGCCCTCCAAGCCCGTGGACCTTGAGGTTGAGGGCACCAAGGTGACCGTCTCCTGCGGCTCCTCCCGCTTCTCGCTGGCCGCCATGGCGGCCGACGACTACCCCGCGCTACCGCTCATGCCCGGCGCGGCCGGCACCGTCGATGCCCACGACCTTGCCCAGGCGGTCGCCCAGGTCTCCATCGCCGCCTCGCGCGACGAGACCCTGCCGCTGCTCACGAGCGTGCAGATGGAGGTCGACGGCGACGCCCTGACCCTCATGGCCACGG from Actinomyces respiraculi carries:
- the dnaA gene encoding chromosomal replication initiator protein DnaA produces the protein MPDHTTDLWVSAIDHLAAAGTMGTGKVAMMRMTSVLDVDDTLVVVVGSAFARDTFEKARATIAASLAAVAGHKVPFEIIIDPSLEALSAPIRREPRPAAAPAGPLPSSSRVGNESAATGFDSPADPTDVNDAASNTAAAMSSTQPLESSTPPRPGAGLRSVPQPTVVPEHRPAGPDYSRLNPHYTFDTYVTGGSNRFANAASLAVAEAPGTGYNPLFVYGGSGLGKTHLLHAIGNYARELNPTTHVKYVSSEEFVSDFIDSVQVGRMSSFKDRYRGVDILLLDDIQFLSGKESTLEEFFHTFNALRLDNKQIVLTSDQPPKDLKGFEDRLISRFTEGLTADVQPPDLETRLAILARRARAEGQEVPVEVQEYIASRVTTNIRELEGALIRVTAFASLTKQPIDLTLAEMVLKDILSDPEGEQMTSSLIMAQTADYFGITIEDLCGKVRTKTFVHARHVGMYLCRELTDMSLPQIGREFGKDHTTVINANRKIVEQMSERRSTYNEVMELTSRIKQAAQTARR